The DNA region CTCTCATTGCTGTAGTATTGCGGCTTTTCTTTCCAAAGAATTTCCCTGGTATGCTACAATTTTAGAAATGATGTACTGAACTGAGTATTAATGAGAAACCCCAATTTCCGAATCCCTCAGCACCATTCAGGTGACAGAACCAGATTAGGGCTGAAAAATACAATTAGAGAAAGAATGACTGTGAAAAATGTTGGGTAGatgagagaggaagaagagaagtgaTAGAAATGATAAATGTCATGTATAACGTGataggaagagagagataaatgCGGTGTATGTGATGTGTTATTAGGGTGTGTTAAGAATCGGGATTGAATGATTAATATCCTGGTGGCCGAGAGCCGAGGGACCACTGCTCTCTTAAAACTTAGAAGTTGTGATAACACAATTTAATGAATCCCCTCTTGTTCGATTTGCTCTGTTTATTTCTGTTACTAGTAACAAACTGGCCGCCAACACTTGATAATTGCACAGAATAGAAAGAATACTTGAAACATTTGCTAGTCTCATTCATGCTATGTTGTCAAATAGCCGATATAGCGGTACTATAGCACTATAGTGTAGCGCTTTGAGGGCGGGCTCACTGCTATTTGCCACTTTGAGGGCTTGACATTGCTTTCTGATATTTTTGTGATCTACCATTAACAACACTTCATTCATGACTGTTTTTGTAGATTGGTTGGAATTGCCTTCGGCTTTGATCCTTCTAATTGTTGTAGCTCCTGATCAATTTGCAAACACCTATAGAAGCAATGCCGTTGGGGTGGCAATATGCCTTGTCATTGTATGGTATGTTACGAAAAAATACATTCAAGCTTGGAGTGAGTTACAGGCATTCTACAATCGTAAAGAGACCTTCAACAAATCAATTGTAGTTGGTATAACCCTTATGATCGCCTATCCCATCTCAACGCTGGTGCAACACCTTGTATGGGCACTGATATGGTAACAAATCTGGACTTGTTGATGTATGTGACAGAAAGAATGTCTTCCATTTCATGGAAATTCATATTTGGGGAAGTATTATTGAAAGCTTCATTGAACCTAACTTTTATGCTGTGGATTTGTGGTTATTGTGGATTAATGGATGAAAATATTGTATGATTCCTAGGTTCTTTTAAATGAAAGATTAAGCACTttagcaaaaaagaaaaagggaaaactGCACATTGCAATGGCCACGAAATTTCTGTTAGCATTTCAGAACTTTGAAATAATTTCAAGTAATCTGTTTATGAAGAATGACATATGAAATCGCTGCTTCCACATACGGTGCTTTTCTCATATTGGTTTAGTGGTTTATGGGTGTGGTTACCAGCACATGTGCTGATGTGCACCTTGATTAAAGGAATTGTTGATTACCTGTGCACCCTGATTCATATGGCGAGATATCATCAAGAGCACAATTCTGCAACTCTTATTTGTTTCTTTCTGTTGATAGCACCTCCGTATTCAATGGCTTCCTTCGCTCCTTATAGAGTTATAGTTATAGTGATGGTGAGCAGAGGGCAAGGAGGGGCGGCAGCGAGGGGCTCGCAAGGTGAATTGACAACATTCTTCTCCTATTTCCTAGAGACTCATGGTGAGGAGGAAATGTGGCAGTTTTTCCATAGATGGGGGAAGGTCTGGGAGATTTACATACCCAAAAGAAGGAACATATCAGGGCAGAGATTTGGGTTTGGGAATGTTTACggtgatatttggtaaacaaacattctccaaattcgactagaaaaagtttaagagtaaggggttcttttgggaaaacgtcttgccaaagtggtGTGTGTAACGTGATTCTCGACGAACAAATGTTCAAAGGCTGAATTCGTAACTTAAACAAATTTTCAAGCGTGCTggaaactgaatttcattgaaCAAAAAGG from Lotus japonicus ecotype B-129 chromosome 2, LjGifu_v1.2 includes:
- the LOC130735930 gene encoding cold-regulated 413 plasma membrane protein 4-like → MMMAVFQDEVAKLISSDLTDLVAAAYKLAKHVMILGVSPFGVSLMASIAAIYLLILNHTYLKWMREIRTSLLIPYIFFSLPSCIFGIFRAEFGKWIALIAVVLRLFFPKNFPDWLELPSALILLIVVAPDQFANTYRSNAVGVAICLVIVWYVTKKYIQAWSELQAFYNRKETFNKSIVVAPPYSMASFAPYRVIVIVMVSRGQGGAAARGSQGELTTFFSYFLETHGEEEMWQFFHRWGKVWEIYIPKRRNISGQRFGFGNVYGDIW